In Massilistercora timonensis, the following are encoded in one genomic region:
- a CDS encoding MBL fold metallo-hydrolase: MRLCSIASGSSGNCIYVGDDHTHLLVDTGISKKRIEEGLKELDIKGEELDGILITHEHIDHIQGLGVFSRRYEIPVYATRGTIEGIKSCRSLGSLPEGLLHPVEMDQGFALGGMEVRPFAISHDANEPSGFRIENGKKAVAVATDLGMYDGYTVENLKGLNGVVLEANHDIHMLEVGPYPYSLKRRVMGDKGHLSNEWSGRLLCDILHDGLQYVVLGHLSKENNYAELAYETVKLEVSMGDNPYRGEDIPMMVAKRDSVSQVITL; encoded by the coding sequence ATGAGACTATGCAGTATTGCCAGCGGGAGCAGCGGAAACTGTATCTATGTGGGAGACGACCACACGCACCTGCTGGTGGACACCGGGATCAGCAAGAAGCGGATCGAGGAAGGGTTAAAGGAACTGGACATCAAAGGAGAGGAACTGGACGGGATCCTGATCACCCACGAGCATATCGATCATATCCAGGGACTGGGCGTGTTCAGCCGCAGATATGAGATCCCCGTTTATGCCACAAGAGGCACCATCGAGGGGATCAAAAGCTGCAGAAGCCTGGGGAGCCTGCCAGAAGGTTTGCTGCACCCGGTAGAGATGGACCAGGGATTTGCCCTGGGTGGAATGGAAGTACGGCCTTTCGCCATTTCCCACGACGCCAACGAGCCTTCCGGATTCCGGATCGAGAATGGGAAGAAAGCGGTGGCGGTTGCCACGGACCTGGGCATGTATGACGGATATACGGTGGAGAATCTAAAGGGCTTAAATGGAGTGGTCCTGGAGGCCAATCACGATATCCACATGCTGGAGGTGGGACCTTATCCCTATTCGCTGAAAAGGCGGGTGATGGGAGACAAAGGCCATCTGTCCAACGAATGGTCGGGACGGCTTCTATGCGATATCCTGCATGACGGTCTCCAGTATGTAGTGCTGGGGCACCTGAGCAAGGAGAACAATTACGCGGAGCTTGCCTATGAGACGGTGAAGCTGGAAGTCAGCATGGGAGACAATCCCTACCGGGGGGAAGACATTCCCATGATGGTGGCAAAGCGGGACAGCGTTTCACAGGTTATTACATTATAA
- a CDS encoding DegV family protein, translating into MEKIAIVTDSNSGITQEKAKKLGIRVLPMPFYIDGELFYEDITLTQEEFYQRLAEDADISTSQPSPAEVTGLWDEVLQDNDKIIYIPMSSGLSSSCETAMGLARDYEGKVYVVDNQRISITQQQSVWDAIEMRDKGMSAEEIVDVLMREKLEASIYITVDTLKYLKKGGRVTPAAAAIGTVLNLKPVLTIQGEKLDAFAKVRGIKAAKKTMLDAMEKDIKERFAGKEVHLEGAYTCSDETAQEWKQEIAERLPGYDIVMDRLSLSVSCHIGPGAIAIACSKKIEL; encoded by the coding sequence ATGGAGAAGATAGCGATTGTAACCGACAGCAACAGCGGGATCACACAGGAAAAAGCGAAAAAGCTTGGCATTCGGGTGCTGCCGATGCCCTTCTATATCGATGGGGAACTGTTCTATGAGGACATTACCCTGACCCAGGAAGAATTCTATCAGCGTCTGGCAGAAGACGCTGACATCTCTACTTCCCAGCCGTCCCCCGCGGAGGTGACAGGGCTGTGGGATGAGGTGTTGCAGGATAACGACAAGATCATCTACATCCCCATGTCCAGCGGGCTTTCCAGCTCCTGCGAGACAGCCATGGGGCTGGCCCGGGATTATGAAGGGAAGGTTTATGTGGTGGACAACCAGCGGATCTCCATCACTCAGCAGCAGTCGGTGTGGGACGCCATCGAGATGCGGGACAAAGGGATGAGCGCGGAAGAGATCGTGGACGTGCTTATGCGGGAGAAGCTGGAAGCCAGCATTTACATCACCGTAGACACGCTGAAATACCTGAAGAAGGGCGGAAGAGTGACACCTGCTGCCGCTGCTATCGGCACGGTTCTGAACTTAAAGCCGGTGCTCACCATCCAGGGAGAGAAGCTGGATGCATTTGCCAAGGTGCGGGGCATCAAAGCGGCCAAAAAGACCATGCTGGACGCCATGGAGAAGGATATCAAGGAGCGGTTCGCCGGGAAGGAAGTCCACCTGGAAGGCGCCTATACCTGCTCCGATGAAACGGCCCAGGAGTGGAAGCAGGAGATCGCGGAGCGGCTGCCGGGATATGACATTGTGATGGACCGGCTGTCCCTTAGCGTCAGCTGCCATATCGGGCCGGGGGCCATTGCCATCGCCTGCAGTAAGAAGATTGAGCTGTAA
- a CDS encoding nucleotidyltransferase, translating to MKIVGLITEYNPFHNGHLYHLEQALDITGADAAIALMSGNYVQRGAPAIMPKHLRAQVALEAGVPLVLELPVCYATGSAEYFASGAVSLFQRLGCVDAICFGSECGDYSLLERIAQVTAEEPEEYRFSLQEALREGMSFPLARQMALKQYFRDELPSEILEQPNNILGIEYIKALRRQNSPIKAYTIKRKVSGYHDEHLSESYSSASAIRRLLEAAGKSIHLESEGLFDEPTLSEALTRLEGQVPPACIRFLEETHRRRYPVYANDFSLLFKYRLLTESRESLVRYQDVTEDLANRIWNHRNDFITMDQFCDLLKTREVTYARLSRCLFHILLGITRGDMLSFEEAGGCGYARVLGFRQDNTALLTHIKEHTRIPLITKLSQGDTLTGPAARMLELDLSAADLYESVITEKYKLPFINEYQQQIVRC from the coding sequence ATGAAAATTGTCGGATTGATCACAGAATACAACCCGTTCCACAACGGCCATCTCTACCATCTGGAGCAGGCTCTGGACATTACCGGGGCGGACGCGGCCATCGCTCTTATGAGCGGAAACTATGTTCAGCGGGGCGCTCCGGCCATCATGCCCAAACATCTACGCGCCCAGGTTGCCCTGGAGGCCGGAGTCCCTCTGGTCCTGGAGCTTCCCGTCTGCTACGCCACCGGTAGCGCGGAATATTTTGCCTCCGGCGCCGTCTCCCTCTTCCAGCGCCTGGGCTGCGTGGACGCCATCTGTTTCGGCAGCGAATGCGGAGATTACTCCCTTCTGGAACGGATCGCTCAGGTCACGGCAGAAGAACCGGAAGAATACCGCTTCTCCCTGCAGGAAGCCCTCCGGGAGGGAATGTCCTTCCCGCTGGCCCGGCAGATGGCGCTGAAGCAATATTTCCGGGATGAACTGCCCTCAGAGATCCTGGAGCAGCCCAACAACATCTTAGGCATTGAATACATCAAAGCGCTGCGCCGCCAGAACAGCCCTATCAAGGCCTATACCATCAAGCGGAAGGTGTCCGGATACCACGATGAACATCTGTCGGAAAGCTACAGCTCTGCCTCTGCCATCCGCCGGCTCCTGGAGGCTGCCGGCAAGTCCATCCACCTGGAGTCCGAGGGTCTCTTTGACGAACCCACTCTGTCGGAAGCCCTGACCCGCCTGGAAGGCCAGGTCCCTCCCGCCTGTATCCGTTTCCTGGAGGAAACCCACCGCAGGAGATACCCGGTCTATGCCAATGATTTCTCCCTGCTTTTTAAGTACCGGCTTCTCACAGAATCCCGGGAATCCCTGGTCCGTTACCAGGATGTGACAGAAGACCTGGCCAACCGGATTTGGAACCACCGGAATGATTTTATTACCATGGACCAGTTCTGTGATCTTCTGAAGACCCGAGAGGTGACTTACGCCCGCTTAAGCCGCTGTCTCTTCCACATCCTTCTTGGAATCACAAGGGGAGACATGCTCTCCTTTGAAGAAGCCGGCGGATGCGGCTACGCAAGAGTCCTGGGCTTCCGCCAGGACAATACGGCTCTCCTTACCCATATCAAGGAGCATACCCGGATCCCGCTGATCACAAAGCTCTCCCAGGGGGACACTCTTACCGGACCGGCGGCCCGGATGCTGGAGCTGGATCTCTCCGCCGCGGATCTCTACGAGAGCGTGATCACGGAGAAATATAAACTGCCCTTCATCAACGAATACCAGCAACAGATCGTACGGTGCTGA
- the mgtE gene encoding magnesium transporter gives MGEEKRTEIPQTQEEQDIQEWENPDDRRRLTEDVILDMLDHKQYKELKEELENNMYPVDLADILEEFDQKHLVMVFRLLAKEEAAETFTYMNSDMRELLINALTDSELEEVMEEMYLDDTVDVLEEMPANVVDRLLLATDEETRAQINQLLQYPEDSAGSVMNVDYIALRKEMTVAESILKIRQVGINKETIYTCYVTEKRKLIGQVDVKELLTTSESKTIEEIMDTNLLYAHTTDDQEDVANIINKYGLIALPIVDHEFCMVGIVTVDDAMAVLQEETTEDISIMAGVNPSEETYFGTTILEHVKSRLPWLLFLMLSATITQMIMNSYESALAVMPQIAGFIPMLTGTGGNCGSQSSTLVIRGLAVGEIEFADLFKVIWKEVRIAVCISVVLAVVNGLRILVMGQGDVLVALTIGVTMACTVIIAKVVGCTLPLVAKRVGLDPAIMATPLISTLVDISTISVYFAIVSYVFHL, from the coding sequence ATGGGAGAGGAAAAACGGACCGAGATACCGCAGACACAGGAAGAACAGGACATTCAGGAGTGGGAGAATCCGGATGACCGTCGCCGGCTGACAGAAGATGTGATCCTGGACATGCTGGACCACAAGCAGTACAAGGAACTCAAGGAAGAGCTGGAAAATAACATGTACCCTGTGGATCTGGCTGATATCCTGGAAGAATTTGACCAGAAGCACCTGGTGATGGTGTTCCGTCTCCTGGCGAAAGAGGAAGCAGCGGAGACCTTCACTTACATGAACAGCGATATGCGTGAGCTTCTGATCAACGCCCTGACAGATTCCGAGCTGGAAGAAGTTATGGAAGAGATGTACCTGGATGATACGGTGGACGTTCTGGAAGAGATGCCTGCCAACGTGGTGGACAGGCTTCTTCTCGCCACAGACGAGGAGACCAGGGCCCAGATCAACCAGCTGCTCCAGTATCCGGAGGACAGCGCCGGAAGCGTGATGAACGTGGACTACATTGCGCTGAGAAAAGAAATGACGGTGGCGGAGTCCATCCTGAAGATCCGCCAGGTAGGTATCAACAAGGAGACCATTTATACCTGTTACGTCACAGAGAAGAGGAAGCTGATCGGCCAGGTGGATGTAAAGGAGCTTCTCACCACCAGTGAGTCCAAGACCATTGAAGAGATCATGGACACCAACCTTCTGTACGCCCACACTACGGACGACCAGGAAGATGTGGCCAATATCATCAATAAATACGGCCTGATCGCCCTGCCTATCGTGGACCATGAGTTCTGCATGGTGGGAATCGTAACGGTAGACGACGCCATGGCGGTACTGCAGGAAGAAACCACGGAAGATATCAGTATCATGGCCGGTGTAAATCCCAGCGAGGAGACCTATTTTGGCACTACCATCCTGGAGCATGTAAAAAGCCGTCTTCCCTGGCTGCTGTTCCTGATGCTTTCCGCTACCATCACCCAGATGATCATGAACAGCTACGAGTCGGCGCTGGCGGTAATGCCTCAGATCGCGGGATTTATCCCCATGCTGACCGGTACCGGGGGAAACTGCGGTTCCCAGAGTTCTACCCTGGTGATCCGCGGACTGGCAGTGGGAGAGATTGAGTTCGCGGACCTTTTCAAAGTGATCTGGAAGGAAGTGCGCATCGCCGTTTGCATAAGCGTAGTGCTGGCGGTGGTGAATGGGCTCAGGATCCTTGTGATGGGCCAGGGGGATGTCCTGGTGGCGCTGACCATCGGAGTTACCATGGCCTGCACAGTGATCATCGCCAAGGTGGTGGGATGTACCCTGCCGCTGGTGGCCAAGCGCGTGGGACTGGACCCGGCGATCATGGCTACGCCCCTCATTTCCACGTTGGTGGACATCAGTACCATCAGTGTGTATTTCGCCATTGTAAGTTATGTGTTCCATCTGTAG
- the pta gene encoding phosphate acetyltransferase, producing MGFIDEIKAKAKTCKKTIVLPETEDIRTYEAAEAVLKEGTANLILVGSEEEIAKNKGDFDISGATIVDPATSEKTEGYIAKLVELRQKKGMTEEQARELLLTNYLYYGVMMVKMKDADGMVSGACHSTADTLRPCLQILKTKPGTKLVSAFFVIVVPDCDMGADGTFIFADSGLEQNPDPEKLAAIALSSADSFRLLTGKEPIVAMLSHSTKGSAKHPDVDKVVEATRIAKENAPEGLQLDGEFQLDAAIVPEVGASKAPGSPVAGKANVLVFPDLDAGNIGYKLAQRLAKAEAYGPLTQGIAAPVNDLSRGCSAKDIEGVVAITAVQCMAED from the coding sequence ATGGGATTTATAGATGAAATCAAAGCAAAAGCGAAAACCTGTAAAAAGACGATCGTTCTTCCTGAGACCGAGGACATCAGAACCTACGAAGCGGCAGAGGCCGTCCTGAAGGAAGGGACCGCCAACCTGATCCTTGTGGGAAGCGAAGAAGAGATCGCAAAGAACAAGGGAGATTTTGACATCAGCGGCGCTACGATCGTGGATCCGGCTACTTCTGAGAAGACAGAAGGGTATATTGCCAAGCTGGTGGAACTGCGCCAGAAGAAAGGCATGACAGAGGAGCAGGCAAGAGAGCTGCTTCTTACCAACTATCTGTATTACGGCGTTATGATGGTGAAGATGAAGGATGCAGACGGAATGGTATCCGGTGCCTGCCACTCTACAGCAGACACCCTGAGACCCTGCCTGCAGATCCTGAAGACCAAGCCGGGGACCAAGCTGGTATCCGCCTTCTTCGTGATCGTGGTACCGGACTGTGATATGGGAGCGGACGGAACCTTTATCTTCGCGGATTCCGGTCTGGAGCAGAACCCGGATCCGGAGAAGCTGGCGGCCATCGCTCTTTCTTCCGCAGATTCCTTCCGCCTTCTTACCGGCAAGGAGCCTATTGTGGCAATGCTGTCACATTCCACCAAGGGAAGCGCCAAACACCCGGATGTGGACAAGGTGGTAGAGGCTACCAGGATCGCCAAGGAGAACGCGCCGGAAGGCCTGCAGCTGGACGGAGAATTCCAGCTTGACGCAGCCATCGTTCCGGAAGTGGGAGCCTCCAAAGCGCCGGGCAGCCCGGTAGCAGGCAAGGCAAACGTACTGGTATTCCCGGACCTTGACGCAGGCAACATCGGATACAAGCTGGCCCAGAGACTGGCCAAGGCAGAGGCTTACGGCCCGCTGACCCAGGGCATCGCCGCTCCGGTCAACGACCTGTCAAGAGGCTGCAGCGCCAAGGATATCGAGGGCGTGGTAGCGATCACAGCCGTACAGTGCATGGCAGAGGACTAA
- a CDS encoding acetate kinase — protein sequence MNVLVINCGSSSLKFQLINSESEEVLAKGLCERIGIDGRLTYQPEGGEKEISDKAMPTHTEAIQFVIDALTNEKTGVVKSLDEIGAVGHRVVHGGEKFANSVVITDEVVKAIEECNDLAPLHNPANLIGISACQKMMPGTPMVAVFDTAFHQTMPEKAYLYGLPYEYYEKYAVRRYGFHGTSHSFVSKHAAQFLGLDLDNSKIIVAHLGNGASISAVLNGKCVDTSMGLTPLEGLVMGTRSGDMDPAIMEYIAKKEDLDIAGVMNVLNKKSGVLGLSKNLSSDFRDLEEGMNNGNKYAKAAMEVFCYRVAKYIGSYVAAMNGVDAIAFTAGIGENAGTVRKMVVSYLGYLGITLDEEANKKRGEDLLISTADSKVKVAVIPTNEELAIARETVALV from the coding sequence ATGAATGTATTAGTTATCAACTGCGGAAGTTCTTCTTTGAAATTCCAGTTAATCAACTCTGAGTCCGAGGAAGTCCTGGCAAAAGGACTCTGCGAGCGGATCGGCATCGACGGACGCCTGACCTATCAGCCGGAGGGCGGAGAGAAAGAGATCTCTGACAAGGCAATGCCCACCCATACCGAGGCGATCCAGTTCGTGATCGACGCGCTGACCAACGAGAAGACAGGTGTTGTGAAGAGCCTGGACGAGATCGGTGCTGTGGGACACCGTGTGGTACACGGCGGAGAGAAGTTTGCAAACTCTGTAGTGATCACGGACGAGGTGGTAAAAGCTATCGAAGAATGCAACGACCTGGCGCCGCTGCACAATCCGGCCAACCTGATTGGAATCAGCGCCTGCCAGAAGATGATGCCGGGGACACCGATGGTAGCTGTATTCGACACCGCTTTCCATCAGACCATGCCGGAGAAGGCTTATCTCTATGGCCTTCCTTATGAGTATTATGAGAAATACGCGGTACGCCGCTACGGATTCCACGGGACAAGCCACAGCTTCGTATCCAAACATGCGGCCCAGTTCCTGGGACTGGATCTTGACAACTCCAAGATCATCGTGGCTCACCTTGGAAACGGTGCTTCCATCAGCGCAGTGCTGAACGGAAAATGTGTGGACACCTCCATGGGTCTTACCCCTCTGGAAGGCCTGGTAATGGGAACCCGGTCCGGCGATATGGATCCGGCCATCATGGAGTACATTGCCAAGAAAGAAGATCTGGACATCGCAGGCGTGATGAACGTATTGAATAAGAAATCCGGTGTGCTGGGACTTTCCAAGAACCTGTCCAGCGATTTCCGTGACCTGGAAGAGGGTATGAACAACGGCAACAAGTATGCCAAGGCAGCTATGGAAGTATTCTGCTACCGGGTAGCGAAATACATCGGTTCCTATGTGGCGGCCATGAACGGCGTAGACGCCATCGCCTTCACCGCAGGGATCGGCGAGAATGCAGGCACCGTCCGCAAGATGGTAGTTTCCTATCTTGGCTATCTGGGGATCACCCTGGACGAGGAAGCCAACAAGAAGCGGGGCGAGGATCTTCTGATCTCCACGGCAGATTCCAAGGTGAAAGTCGCCGTGATCCCAACCAACGAAGAGCTGGCCATTGCAAGAGAGACGGTAGCGCTGGTATAA
- a CDS encoding DUF177 domain-containing protein, with protein MIQQDVPVEMEDFVLGGEHFPILRKSPLSITVEYVEERKLQITGKAEFLFSIPCDRCLTPVETPLMVDFARKVSLDDQEETNYIDGYTLDVDQLVRNEILIGWPTKILCGEDCKGICSVCGQNLNEGTCDCEDTSLDPRMSVIRDVFKNFKEV; from the coding sequence ATGATCCAACAGGATGTACCGGTGGAGATGGAGGATTTCGTCCTGGGGGGAGAGCATTTTCCCATCCTTCGGAAGAGTCCGCTGTCCATCACGGTGGAGTACGTGGAGGAGCGCAAGCTTCAGATCACGGGAAAAGCAGAGTTTCTCTTTTCCATTCCCTGCGACCGGTGCCTGACCCCGGTGGAGACGCCGCTTATGGTGGATTTCGCAAGGAAGGTCAGTCTGGACGATCAGGAAGAAACCAACTATATTGACGGATATACGCTCGATGTGGACCAGCTGGTCCGCAATGAGATTCTCATAGGGTGGCCGACGAAAATTCTGTGCGGCGAAGACTGTAAGGGGATTTGCAGCGTATGTGGTCAAAACCTGAATGAGGGAACTTGTGACTGCGAAGACACAAGCCTTGACCCTAGAATGTCAGTTATCCGCGATGTGTTTAAGAATTTTAAGGAGGTGTAA
- the rpmF gene encoding 50S ribosomal protein L32, producing the protein MSICPKNKSSKARRDKRRANWKMSAPNLVKCSKCGELMMPHRVCKACGSYNKKEIIPQD; encoded by the coding sequence ATGTCGATCTGTCCAAAGAACAAATCTTCAAAAGCCAGAAGAGATAAGAGAAGAGCCAACTGGAAGATGAGCGCGCCGAACCTGGTAAAATGCAGCAAGTGCGGCGAGCTGATGATGCCTCACAGAGTGTGCAAGGCCTGCGGCTCTTACAACAAAAAAGAGATCATTCCTCAGGACTAA